A window of the Brassica napus cultivar Da-Ae chromosome C5, Da-Ae, whole genome shotgun sequence genome harbors these coding sequences:
- the LOC106400736 gene encoding uncharacterized protein At1g21580 isoform X1, with protein MDSSHYKPSYTQWNSPYSPHHPPAPLLPPPPPPPPRQSHPDSPNFYVPSSHNGGQRQDYHHYSHRQDLPPPNPAVDYPSSYYPHHPPPPPPPQHQPYIPQQVSYESQRASQPSSSTIPFTESRDVSQSPWVDSWTDAGPGRMYTGGSRLDPSPSRDYRYDYSRSSRDSSGVISINRGLDGSSRSRDEFRNTGYVRKESRIEGSYQDRGQLNAESDRCFRGLGQGNRSLASRVGYGTDRYGVSVSRDMGRSSASHEGTRNQRWDEGRILYPRKKDDYYHSETEQYFDRGRRAESSELNRTPRKQMQKKSALLRLETPRNHQKGRENGRNHSNYNGKRFNSNLFRGKEHLGRSDRGLVEKQRERTPVDLDVSFESNLLVAKTIASPASAGIHPSRSVTPRSFKARRALVPDKSENPSVTEGNGKLRLQFSDEASVSEGSRPSKRQNISSEIEKKPDNYLTPSSSDAGGMNKVSFVDGVVQDCEVKITDGGPEALTRDSEAKVRSTLHAAEKISNFCEALKEAKDDSNVERDSNMEACSIKEDFIEGDKSILKSQDVLDRTGCNTGEALPLKVMEMEDIVKASTNRSPTKLLVPLSTAADISEYSEAVIGFSRKSMCSVESHPCEDVDMDCSSSRNVPTEEVNTGFEESAFIGSSVGSLGYVDKDLEKSSRDASIYFNREDPGDQATGKLGIGSIEDGSNGISKNVDSLCPENNCRWGLVSSASLEIPSVSTELANANNNISGDLANAHSFTIGTCTHTNTIVDLPDMSGSKNPTHCENTVNPSVENGSRKKFVETTPLSSVAEMADNLNSDEGKKACVKGTSSSLSEVDVKGSLIVLPVERTEGYPRSDESDLAMAVCMENVSAERLAPDEDLGLASHHPAEIPSVDQLSGSNNRSLKACLPEPNVSLNKDITDGSSVGLVQRDVSQNDSTFYGNLPCSPALVIETNIAVGINGMSANESVTNAESGLHESQPCSTVSKFLPEDRRGCGSSGAFGSVWNLAVKKNLEEDPSRVSACLVSDISPLMAMNEQIQNKESIQTNYSASQGGIMHEENNFAENIAIDTQEEKKTNPSGGNSKCRTLETDIVVVTGNSVLSCNSLSSSPGQSFGQIPSETHVAATVDETYKDKQKSKHSGGTSEYRTQGADTVAFCGDSVPSDSLSNSPKLFRQIQSETHVVSMADDSNNYKEKAKPSGETSKYRTPEADVTSDVGGQEKYSQNSIKTDIFNGEALSADRKVSGTEILGDSGVHLSSRADVKFALTHVNDHAKSVPDRDPQNKTSLSSRCELEKRKKKSSYSTQKSYPRSLPFVSDTKKNANPPNKHHTWHRKPSPAASSFVAAKPLSSTFSTQQKVPIVTAQSSNSYVRKGNSLLRKPSDSPGVTLGLPLSAIQLNRIENKSTGSASSVDVGNASFLVKAGEIPTLVKQSKPPSDSSTSKVSNAIGAPSGKRALSYSMDHPTTYLPESIMDSATSGEASAPHSGGDTSKTSDTPIQTDYASDCQQKKIPPKLDSSDLKRTVYVKRKANQLVAASDIHSTSRSQIPTSDGYFKRNKNQLVRTSESRVNYSPDDALDSRASATMVSERRSSSSAFSDSAVTRPYKRSKFSLVWLQDDPQSGLPSSHMRYRRILPQLVPWKRVTYWRRLMNSVSALRNGSFPNTSQKLSTMRKRHTVYTRSTNGYSLRKSKVLSIGGSHLKWSKSIERDSRKANEEATLAVAAFSKKENEKHSGQSSTRKASRNHLTRERIFRFGSLRYKMDPSRRTLQRISDVDSPCSGPTENGKAAKRPFIPKRLVIGHEEYVRVGNGNQLVRDPKKRTRALANEKVRWSLHNVRLRLAKKKKKYCQFFTRFGKCNKDDGKCPYVHDPSKIAVCTKFLNGLCANENCKLTHKVVLVIPERMPDCSYFLQGLCNNEACPYRHVHVNPSAAICDGFLKGYCSDGDECRKKHSYTCPDFEATGSCSQGSKCKLHHPKNQGKGRKRKRPSEPSEKNARGRYFGSLQKLFSESEPMVVDRHPTESEDFGTEGIEFISLGATEEEAGDNNDQANEQSISSESEEPASIYELIRPVALMR; from the exons ATGGATTCATCTCATTACAAACCGAGTTATACCCAATGGAATTCTCCTTACTCTCCTCATCATCCTCCTGCTCCTCTCCTTCCGCCGCCgccgcctcctcctcctcgccAATCTCATCCCGATAGCCCTAATTTCTATGTTCCATCAAGTCATAACGGTGGGCAACGTCAGGATTACCATCACTACTCTCATCGCCAAGATCTTCCTCCTCCCAATCCGGCAGTTGATTATCCGTCTTCCTACTATCCTCACcatccgccgccgccgccgccgccacaGCATCAACCATACATCCCTCAGCAAGTTAGCTATGAGTCTCAAAGGGCTTCGCAGCCTTCGTCTTCAACTATCCCATTCACGGAATCTCGAGATGTCTCTCAGTCTCCCTGGGTTGATTCATGGACAGACGCTGGTCCGGGGCGAATGTATACTGGTGGAAGCCGATTGGATCCGAGTCCGAGCCGTGACTATCGGTATGACTACAGCCGCTCGTCGAGGGATTCATCTGGTGTTATCAGCATCAACCGTGGTTTAGATGGTAGTTCTAGGTCTAGAGATGAGTTTCGTAATACTGGGTATGTGAGAAAAGAATCTAGAATAGAAGGGAGTTATCAAGACCGTGGTCAGTTAAATGCAGAGTCTGATAGGTGTTTTAGGGGTCTAGGTCAAGGTAATAGGAGTCTAGCTTCTCGTGTTGGTTATGGTACTGATCGATATGGTGTTTCAGTGAGTCGTGATATGGGTAGGTCTTCTGCAAGTCATGAAGGGACTAGAAACCAGAGGTGGGATGAAGGGAGGATTCTCTATCCCCGGAAAAAGGATGACTACTATCATTCCGAGACTGAACAATATTTTGATCGTGGAAGGAGAGCGGAGAGCAGTGAACTGAATCGAACTCCCAGGAAACAAATGCAGAAGAAGAGTGCTCTGCTTAGGCTTGAAACTCCAAGAAACCATCAGAAGGGTAGAGAGAATGGTCGGAATCATAGTAACTATAATGGGAAAAGATTTAACTCGAACTTGTTTAGGGGTAAAGAACATTTGGGTCGTTCTGATCGTGGATTGGTGGAGAAGCAAAGGGAGAGAACTCCAGTGGATCTTGATGTTTCATTTGAATCGAATCTTCTTGTAGCTAAGACCATAGCATCACCTGCCAGTGCAGGCATCCACCCAAGCCGGTCTGTGACACCTCGGTCTTTTAAAGCTAGAAGAGCATTGGTACCTGATAAAAGTGAGAACCCTTCTGTAactgaaggaaatggaaagttGAGATTACAATTTTCAGATGAGGCTTCGGTTTCTGAAGGCTCCAGACCATCTAAAAGGCAAAATATTTCATCTGAAATTGAAAAGAAACCTGATAATTACTTAACCCCGTCTTCCAGTGATGCTGGGGGTATGAACAAGGTCAGCTTTGTTGACGGTGTCGTTCAGGATTGCGAAGTTAAAATCACTGATGGAGGTCCTGAAGCGTTAACTCGTGATAGTGAAGCAAAAGTTCGTAGTACTCTACATGCTGCAGAAAAGATCTCTAATTTTTGTGAGGCTTTGAAAGAGGCCAAGGATGACTCTAATGTCGAACGTGATAGCAATATGGAGGCTTGCTCCATTAAAGAAGATTTTATTGAAGGAGACAAAAGTATACTGAAGTCTCAAGATGTGCTGGACAGAACTGGTTGTAATACTGGTGAGGCTCTTCCGCTGAAGGTCATGGAGATGGAAGACATTGTGAAGGCGAGTACCAATAGGTCTCCTACTAAATTACTTGTACCATTGTCAACAGCCGCTGATATCTCTGAGTATTCTGAAGCAGTAATTGGTTTTTCTCGTAAGTCCATGTGTAGTGTTGAGTCTCATCCTTGCGAAGATGTGGATATGGATTGTTCATCATCAAGGAATGTACCAACAGAGGAGGTAAATACAGGGTTTGAAGAAAGTGCATTCATTGGCTCATCAGTTGGATCTTTAGGTTATGTGGATAAAGATTTGGAAAAGTCATCTCGAGACGCATccatctattttaatagagaagacCCTGGTGATCAGGCGACGGGGAAGTTAGGTATTGGTAGTATTGAAGATGGTAGCAATGGGATCAGTAAGAATGTAGATTCCTTGTGTCCTGAAAATAACTGCCGTTGGGGTCTAGTTTCCTCTGCCTCTCTGGAAATTCCTAGTGTTTCAACGGAGCTTGCTAatgcaaataataatatttcaggGGATCTTGCTAATGCTCACAGTTTTACCATTGGTACATGTACCCATACCAATACCATAGTCGACTTACCTGATATGAGCGGAAGTAAAAATCCTACTCATTGTGAAAACACGGTCAACCCATCAGTTGAGAATGGTAGCAGAAAAAAATTTGTGGAAACTACGCCTCTCAGTAGTGTTGCAGAAATGGCTGATAATCTGAACAGTGATGAAGGTAAAAAAGCCTGTGTAAAAGGTACTTCTTCATCTCTTTCAGAGGTTGATGTAAAGGGATCATTAATTGTGTTGCCTGTTGAGAGAACTGAAGGCTATCCACGCAGTGATGAATCAGATTTAGCTATGGCAGTGTGTATGGAAAATGTAAGTGCCGAGAGACTTGCGCCTGATGAAGACCTTGGTTTAGCATCTCATCATCCTGCCGAGATTCCTTCTGTAGATCAGTTAAGTGGTTCAAATAATAGAAGTTTGAAAGCTTGTTTACCGGAGCCAAATGTTTCTCTGAACAAAGATATTACTGATGGTTCAAGCGTGGGGCTTGTTCAGCGAGACGTCAGCCAAAATGATTCCACTTTCTATGGTAATTTACCTTGCTCGCCTGCATTGGTAATTGAAACAAACATTGCAGTTGGAATTAATGGCATGTCTGCTAATGAATCTGTTACTAATGCTGAATCTGGTCTCCACGAAAGTCAACCATGCTCAACTGTAAGCAAGTTCTTACCTGAAGATCGTCGGGGATGTGGATCATCTGGTGCATTTGGTTCTGTCTGGAATCTCGCTGTGAAGAAAAATCTGGAAGAGGATCCTTCAAGGGTTAGTGCTTGCTTAGTATCTGATATTTCTCCCTTGATGGCAATGAATGAGCAGATACAAAACAAAGAATCTATTCAAACTAACTACAGTGCATCTCAAGGTGGCATCATGCATGAGGAAAATAATTTTGCTGAGAACATTGCTATAGATactcaagaagagaagaaaacaaaccCTTCTGGTGGAAATTCGAAGTGCAGAACTCTGGAAACTGATATTGTTGTTGTTACTGGGAATTCAGTGTTGTCATGTAATTCTTTATCCAGCTCACCGGGGCAGAGCTTCGGGCAGATACCGAGTGAAACACATGTTGCTGCTACAGTTGATGAAACTTACAAAGATAAACAGAAATCCAAGCATTCTGGTGGTACAAGTGAGTACAGAACTCAAGGAGCTGATACTGTTGCTTTTTGTGGGGATTCAGTTCCATCTGATTCTCTATCCAACTCTCCAAAGCTGTTCAGACAGATACAGAGTGAAACTCATGTTGTTTCTATGGCTGATGACTCTAACAACTATAAAGAGAAAGCAAAGCCATCCGGTGAAACCTCTAAGTACAGAACTCCGGAAGCTGATGTAACATCTGATGTTGGCGGTCAAGAGAAATACTCACAGAACAGTATTAAGACTGATATATTTAATGGTGAAGCATTGTCAGCTGATCGAAAAGTTTCTGGAACTGAAATTCTTGGTGATTCAGGAGTTCATCTGTCATCACGTGCAGATGTTAAATTTGCATTGACCCATGTTAACGATCATGCAAAATCTGTGCCAGATCGGGATCCCCAGAATAAGACATCTTTGAGCTCTAGGTGTGAATTAgaaaagaggaaaaagaaaTCCAGTTACTCTACTCAGAAAAGTTATCCCCGTTCCCTGCCTTTTGTATCTGACACTAAGAAAAATGCTAACCCTCCCAATAAGCATCACACTTGGCATCGAAAGCCTAGTCCTGCTGCCTCTTCTTTTGTTGCTGCCAAGCCTTTATCGTCTACTTTTTCTACACAACAGAAGGTTCCCATAGTGACTGCCCAATCTAGTAATAGTTATGTACGTAAAGGGAATAGCCTTCTTCGAAAACCCTCGGATTCTCCTGGTGTTACCCTTGGACTGCCTTTATCTGCTATCCAGTTAAACCGTATAGAAAACAAAAGCACAGGATCTGCCAGTAGTGTTGATGTAGGTAACGCTTCTTTTCTTGTTAAAGCAGGAGAAATACCCACTCTTGTGAAGCAGTCAAAGCCTCCCTCAGACAGCAGCACCTCCAAAGTATCAAATGCCATTGGTGCTCCTTCAGGAAAACGTGCATTATCTTACAGCATGGATCACCCCACAACTTATTTACCTGAGTCTATCATGGATTCTGCTACATCTGGGGAAGCTAGTGCTCCGCACTCTGGTGGAGATACATCTAAGACATCTGACACGCCAATCCAGACAGATTATGCCTCAGATTGCCAGCAGAAGAAAATTCCTCCTAAATTGGATTCTTCAGATTTGAAGAGAACGGTATATGTTAAAAGGAAGGCAAATCAGTTGGTTGCAGCTTCAGATATTCATAGTACAAGTAGGAGCCAGATTCCTACCTCTGATGGCTACTTCAAGCGAAATAAAAATCAGCTAGTAAGGACTTCCGAGAGCCGTGTCAATTACTCACCTGATGATGCATTAGATTCACGAGCATCTGCAACCATGGTTTCGGAAAGAAGATCTTCTAGCTCAGCATTCTCCGACTCTG CTGTCACGAGACCATATAAGCGGTCAAAATTTTCTCTGGTTTGGTTGCAAGATGATCCACAGTCAGGGTTGCCCTCAAGTCACATGCGCTATCGGAGGATCTTGCCGCAACTTGTTCCTTGGAAAAGAGTGACATACTGGAGAAGATTAATGAATTCAGTCTCCGCTTTGCGAAATGGTTCTTTTCCCAACACCAG CCAAAAGTTGTCAACGATGAGGAAGAGACATACTGTATACACAAGATCAACTAACGGGTATTCACTTAGAAAATCCAAGGTCTTAAGTATTGGTGGGTCGCATTTAAAATGGTCCAAGTCCATTGAGAGAGACTCGAGAAAAGCTAATGAG GAAGCCACTTTGGCTGTGGCTGCATtttcaaagaaagaaaatgaaaagcatTCTGGACAAAGTAGTACTAGGAAGGCAAGCAGAAACCATCTGACAC GGGAGCGCATTTTCAGGTTTGGTTCCCTTCGCTATAAAATGGACCCTTCAAGGCGAACTCTTCAGAGAATATCTG ATGTTGATTCACCGTGCTCTGGACCTACTGAAAATGGAAAAGCCGCAAAAAGACCGTTCATCCCAAAGAGATTGGTCATAGGCCATGAAGA ATATGTACGTGTTGGGAATGGTAACCAGCTTGTCAGAGATCCAAAGAAACGAACCCGTGCGTTGGCAAATGAGAAGGTCAGATGGAGCCTGCATAATGTTCGGTTGCGGTtggctaagaagaagaagaagtactGCCAGTTCTTCACAAGATTCGGGAAATGCAACAAAGATGACGGAAAATGTCCCTATGTTCATGACCCCTCGAAAATTGCAGTTTGCACCAAATTTTTGAATGGATTGTGTGCCAATGAAAATTGCAAATTGACTCACAAGGTCGTCCTA GTCATTCCAGAAAGGATGCCCGATTGTTCTTATTTTCTGCAAG GGCTATGCAACAATGAGGCGTGTCCATACAGGCATGTGCATGTCAACCCCAGTGCTGCTATATGTGATGGGTTTTTAAAGGGATACTGTTCAGACGGAGACGAG TGTCGGAAGAAGCATTCCTACACCTGCCCAGATTTCGAAGCAACTGGATCATGCTCTCAAGGATCGAAATGCAAGCTCCACCACCCCAAGAACCAAGGCAAAGGAAGAAAGAGGAAAAGACCAAGCGAACCATCAGAGAAAAATGCCCGTGGGCGTTACTTTGGCTCACTTCAGAAACTCTTTTCCGAGTCTGAGCCAATGGTAGTGGATAGACATCCCACTGAGAGTGAAGATTTTGGAACAGAAGGCATTGAGTTTATATCACTTGGCGCTACTGAGGAAGAAGCCGGTGATAACAATGATCAAGCCAACGAGCAATCTATCTCCAGTGAGAGTGAAGAACCTGCTTCAATATACGAGCTAATCAGACCAGTAGCTTTGATGCGGTAA